From Streptomyces chrestomyceticus JCM 4735, one genomic window encodes:
- a CDS encoding bile acid:sodium symporter family protein, whose product MSDPAPAVRTARRLARAVDPYVAALLGTVLFATLLPATGAGAVAADTAADLAIGLLFFLYGARLSTREALHGLRQWKLHLLTGGGTFVLFPLLGLAAGGLVPFLLSDRLYTGLLFLCVVPSTVQSSIALTSTARGNVPAAICAGTYSSLFGMAATPLLAAWLIGSALSFSAAGLLSIATHLLLPFLAGQVLRRWLGGFLARHRGHLGLLDRCSILLVVYTAFSKGMEQGIWHQITPARLLALLLLAAGLLATALVTMSLAARRLGFCRADRVTIVFCGSNKSLATGLPMAAVLFGGAAGLVILPLMLYHQLQLMVCAVVAARWARRPEDTPATPEPSLRVGPRTVEGEPSA is encoded by the coding sequence ATGAGTGACCCGGCACCGGCCGTCCGCACGGCGCGCCGGCTGGCCCGGGCGGTCGACCCCTATGTGGCGGCCCTGCTCGGCACCGTCCTGTTCGCCACCCTGCTGCCCGCGACCGGAGCGGGCGCCGTGGCCGCGGACACCGCCGCCGATCTCGCCATCGGCCTGCTCTTCTTCCTCTACGGAGCGCGGCTGTCCACCCGCGAGGCGCTGCACGGGCTACGGCAGTGGAAGCTCCACCTGCTGACCGGGGGCGGCACCTTCGTCCTGTTCCCGCTCCTGGGCCTGGCGGCCGGCGGTCTCGTCCCGTTCCTGCTCTCCGACCGGCTGTACACGGGACTGCTGTTCCTGTGCGTCGTCCCCTCGACCGTCCAGTCCTCGATCGCCCTGACCTCCACGGCCCGCGGCAACGTCCCGGCCGCCATCTGCGCCGGCACGTACTCCAGCCTGTTCGGCATGGCCGCCACCCCGCTCCTCGCGGCCTGGCTGATCGGCTCCGCCCTCAGCTTCTCGGCGGCGGGCCTGCTCTCCATCGCCACCCACCTGCTGCTGCCCTTCCTCGCCGGGCAGGTGCTGCGCCGCTGGCTCGGCGGTTTCCTCGCCCGGCACCGCGGACACCTCGGCCTCCTGGACCGCTGCTCGATCCTGCTCGTCGTCTACACCGCATTCAGCAAGGGCATGGAGCAGGGGATCTGGCACCAGATCACCCCCGCCCGGCTGCTGGCCCTGCTGCTCCTGGCCGCGGGCCTGCTGGCCACCGCCCTGGTCACGATGTCGCTGGCCGCCCGGCGGCTGGGCTTCTGCCGGGCGGACCGCGTCACGATCGTGTTCTGCGGTTCGAACAAGAGCCTCGCCACCGGGCTGCCGATGGCGGCGGTGCTCTTCGGCGGCGCGGCCGGCCTGGTCATCCTGCCGCTGATGCTCTACCACCAGCTCCAGTTGATGGTCTGCGCGGTCGTCGCCGCCCGCTGGGCCCGTCGGCCGGAGGACACCCCGGCCACGCCGGAGCCGTCGCTGCGGGTGGGACCCAG
- a CDS encoding isocitrate lyase/PEP mutase family protein encodes MQYGSALREAVRSPRTTPLIGIYDMYSASIAAQHYDGMFVSGFGFAASYYGLPDIGFIAWPDMVQFTERLRLAFPSHHLLVDIDDGYVDPEVACHVVQSLERAGASGVILEDQKRPRRCGHADGKLILPLEEYLDKLNLVLSSRTDLVVVARTDATEEAEIVRRAAALAETDADVVLVDGVRSVEWIERIRSVVGSKPLLFNQIAGGKSPRLSLTELTDLGVDVAIYSTPCLFAAHGAIDGALADLKNADGRLPVTGQTGSVELRCATELLEKNISRHHAHRAPAPV; translated from the coding sequence ATGCAGTACGGCAGCGCCCTGCGCGAGGCGGTCCGGTCGCCCCGCACCACACCGCTCATCGGTATCTACGACATGTATTCGGCTTCCATCGCGGCCCAGCACTACGACGGCATGTTCGTCTCCGGATTCGGTTTCGCGGCATCCTATTACGGCCTGCCCGACATCGGTTTCATCGCCTGGCCGGACATGGTGCAGTTCACCGAACGGCTGCGGCTGGCCTTTCCGTCCCACCACCTGCTGGTGGACATCGACGACGGCTACGTGGACCCGGAGGTCGCCTGTCACGTCGTCCAGAGCCTGGAGCGCGCCGGGGCCTCCGGCGTGATCCTGGAGGACCAGAAGAGGCCCCGCCGGTGCGGACACGCGGACGGCAAGCTGATCCTTCCGCTGGAGGAGTACCTGGACAAGCTCAACCTGGTGCTGAGCAGCCGCACGGACCTGGTCGTGGTGGCCCGTACGGACGCCACGGAGGAGGCGGAGATCGTCCGGCGGGCGGCGGCGCTCGCCGAGACGGACGCGGACGTCGTGCTCGTGGACGGGGTGCGCAGTGTGGAGTGGATCGAACGCATCCGGTCCGTCGTGGGCAGCAAACCTCTGCTGTTCAACCAGATCGCGGGCGGCAAATCGCCCCGCCTGTCACTGACCGAACTCACCGACCTCGGTGTGGACGTGGCGATCTACAGCACACCCTGCCTGTTCGCCGCGCACGGCGCCATCGACGGGGCGCTGGCCGATCTGAAGAACGCCGACGGCCGGCTGCCCGTCACGGGCCAGACCGGCAGCGTCGAACTTCGGTGCGCCACCGAGCTGTTGGAGAAGAACATCAGCAGGCACCACGCGCACCGCGCACCGGCCCCCGTCTGA